The genomic stretch GGTGTCCCATCTGCTGCGCGCACCTGTGGTGTGGGGCCGTCCAGTGAGCATTTTCATCGAGCCTATCAGCCGTTGCAACTACCAGTGTCCCCTCTGCCCCATCGGAGCGCGGGAACTCAAGCGGGAACTCGGCTCGCTGTCGCTGGAAAATTTCAAGATCATCCTCGACAATGTCGGCCCGCAAGTAAGAACTCTGGCGCTCTGGAACCAGGGAGAGCCCACCATCAATGATGCCCTGCCGGAGATGATCCGCTATGCCCATGACAAGGGCATCTACACCATGACTTCCACCAACGGCAGCCTGCTGCTGCGCCGCAATCTGGTCAACCGTCTCATCGACTCCGGCCTTGATGAACTCATCTTCTCCATCGATGGCTTGACTCAGGAGACCTATCAGACCTACCGCGTCGGCGGCTACCTCGAACGGGTGGTCGACGGCATGAAAGCCGTGCATATGCGGCGCGATGATCTGCACAGCCTTACGCCGCGCATCGTCATGCAGTGGCTTCCCATGAAGCACAATGAGCACGAAATCCCCATGCTGCGCCGCAAGGCCGCCGAATGGGGTGCCGATACCGTCGAAATCAAGACCACGCAAGTTTATGGTGAGGAGCAGGCCGACAAGTTCCTGCCGAAGATGAAGGAACTCACCCGCTATGAACGGAAGGGTAAGCGGTGGGAGACGCGGCGGCGCTACCAGTCCTGCAAACGGCTCTGGTTCTCCACCATGATCGACTGGAATGGCACCGTCGTGCCGTGCTGCTTCGACAAGGATGAAGAATTCATCCTCGGCAACGCGCTGATGGAAGATTTCGGGGAAATCTGGACCGGCGCCGCCTACAACAAGTTCCGTGAAACCTTAGTCACCGAAGGCCGCGTCCTCGACATGTGCCAGAACTGCACCGAAGGCCTGAAAAGCTACTACGTCCCGCTCAAGAAACTGGAAATGGGAAATAGGAAATAGAAAAGCAGAATTCTCTTCGGCAGTTTCCTATTTCAAATTTCCTATTTCCTATTTTCTGCTGATGTACCCATTCCCTTCTTCCCAGAACCGCCACGGCAGCTCCGTAGCCTTTGTAATCCCGATGCGCGGACCAGTAGTTATTCCTTTAGCCTTGCCGTGAAAGAGCCGGATCTGCTCGCCGATCTTTGAGCCGTTGTATGACAGGTCAAGGTCAAAGGCCCGGCAGAGTTTTCCCGGACCATTGGCGAGCAGCCTTATGTCCTCCACGCCGCGCCGTGCCTGCATCAGGCTCATCCCGGACAACGGTTCCACCGCCCGGATGAGCACCGCACCCACGCTGCTGCGGTCCGTAGTGAAGTTCAGACAGTGATTCGCACCGTAAATCAGGTAGACATACACGCTGCCATAGGTGTCATACATGATGGCCGAGCGCGACGTCCGCCGAAAGGCATGAGATGCCGGATCGTCGGTGTAAGCCTCGACCTCCACAATCCGTCCCGAGACTCCGTTGGCTTCCATCACCATCCCGATCAGCCGCGGCGCCACCTCAAGGGTCGGCTTGGCAAAAAGCTCTATAGATACCTGTTTGGGCATTTCCTGAAAATCCGGCCTTGACAATAAATCAGGAAATCATTATACTCAAGATCTTGAACTAATTCAAGCCGATGTAGCTCAGTTGGTAGAGCAGCTGATTCGTAATCAGCAGGTCAACGGTTCAAGTCCGTTCATCGGCTCTAATAAAAACACCAGCTTACGCTGGTGTTTTTGGCATCCGGGGGCCTCCCCGCCAAGGCCGCTTCAGGTCCGCCGCCGAGTCGTCATGCGGGTCATCCGCGCCGGAAGCTCGTGCGAGGCGGAGGTCACAACATACCAAACCCCTGCTCTGGCGAGCAGGGGTTTGATGTTTGACAGCGGAAGTTTGCCGATGCGTTCAGCGGATTAGACTATATGGCGCGGCAGTTTCCGGAGTGCTCTCTGGCATCTCACTTCAGGAGTTGAATCTTCTGGACATTCTGCACAGTACCCGCACTCATCCGGACAAAGTAGATGCCCGTGCTGAGATTGGTGCCGTCGATGGTGACGGCATGGGTGCCGGCTTCTTGCGCGCCGTCCATCAGGGTTGCCACCTGGCGGCCGGTGATGTCGAAGACTTCGAGCCTGACGTGAGTAGCTTCGGCAAGCTGGAAGCGGATCTGGGTGGTGGGATTGAAGGGATTCGGGTAAGCCGCTTCAAGCTTGGTTTCGGTGGGAAGAGGACCGTCCGCAAAATAGCTGCTGGAGACGGTGAAGTTCGCGTTGGACGTGTCGCCGATAGCGTAGTTGGTATTGCTCAGAATGCGGATGCGGGCGTGGGTGGTTGTGGCACCATAGACCGGCCAGGAATACGAACCGCTATTCACGGCGCTGTAGTTGAGATTCTCCCACAGGCCAGTCGGATAGTTCCGGTTGATCTGGATGCGCACGGTGGACGAACTGCTGAGACCGGAAGAGGACCAGCGGATGGGATAGAAGACATTCAGCCGCGCGGTCTCACCACCGTTCGGAGTGCTGATGGTGATAGTGCCGCTGCCGCCACCGGAGGGCGCCAGGGTGAAGTTGGCATTGGACGTGTCACCCACGGTGGGGCTGGTCGTGCCGCGCACGCGGATACGGGCGAGGCTGCTGGTCGATCCGGCGAGGGTCCACGTATAGCTTCCGCTGTTAGCTGCGCTGGATGAAATCACTTCCCACGTCCCGGACGGATAGCTGCGGTTGAATTCGATCTGGACGTTCTGCGAGAAGTTGGCCGATGACCACGTGATTGCGTGCTGCGAACCGATAGCCCAGGACTCGCCGCCGTTGGGCGAGGTGACGCTCAGAGAAGGAGTCGTGCTGCCGCCACCCGTGATGGAGAAGTTGGCATCGGAAACGTCCGTGACGCTGGTCTGAGAGATGCCGCTGATGCGGACACGCGCGGCAGAGCTGGCGGCGCCGGAGACGGCCCACGAATAGCTGCCGGTGTTGGCAGTGCCTGCGGTGAGGATTTCCCATGCACCCGTGGGATACGCGCGATTCAATTCGACCTTGACATTCTCATTGAGGTTGGAGGATGTCCATGTGATTGAATGGGACGTACCGGTTGCCCAGGACTCCGCGCCATTCGGCGAGCTGACCGTTACAGAGGCGGACGGCGGAGGAGGCGTGTTGTTGGGACGGATACCGCAAATGGCCTGTTCAACGGTCGGCGAGCAACCTGCCCACGGGCAGTAGAGATTGTCAGCCGTATACCACGTGGTATGGCCTTCAGCCCAGCCGTAATTGAAGTGAAGCTGGTTGCCGCTGCGCGCGCCGTCACAGACGATGGCATGGCTGCGAATCGTGTAGAACATCGGACGGCCCGCCGTCAGTTCGGTCTGTAGAGCCGTCCACCATGCGGTAGCGGAGCTGTAAGAACTGCGGTTGATAACCGTTATGCCTCCGGCCATGCCGAAGTAGTTTTGGAAGGCCGAGGTTACGGGGCCGGGCACATAGGCGCCGGAACCGCAATGGCCGTACATCATATTGACGGCAACACCGGTCTCATAGCTGATTTCGGCGACAGCGTCCTGTTGAACCTGCGGAGCGGAAGACGAGACCACGTTCAGCGCGTTGGCCCAATCATAGGAATCGCTGAAGGTCGCGGAGAGGGTCGCGCCCGGGGTAGCCGTGCCGCAGGAATTGTCACCAGCCCACTGGTAGCTGTGGGAGCCGGTGCCATTGGCCGGAGAGTGCCAGAAGGCGAGAATCTGCGACATGGCGGTAGCCACACAACCAACTACCGTGCGGCCGCCGCTCCCCATAGGACAGAAATTATTGAACGGTGCGCCCTGGTGCCACACGGTCGAACACAGAGGGCCTACATCCTGCGTGGCATCCAACTGGCTGCGGGGATGCGCGGCCTGCATGGCGCTGTTAAACTCTTGATAGCTGGCAGAATAAGTGTGCCAATCCTGACGGTCTTTTTCGATCTGTTCGCGAACGGGCTGCATCTCGGGAGTGGGCTGATTCGCGTCGAGGACGGTTTGCACAGCCTGGATCTTGTTCGCGAGTTCTTCCTTCAGCATCTGCACCATGCCTCCCTCGTCATTGGGATCGAAGCGGGAGTCGGTGGAGTAGGCGGTGATGGGCGGCAGTTCTTCATAGGCCGGGACGATAACATAACCTTCGCCCTGCTGCGCCACATACCCGACGAGCTGTCCATTGTAGAAGAGTTCCTGAAGAGCCGGTGCCGCATCGAGCCTCGAGGAGTGGCTCCAGTTCATGTCCCGGCTGTACTGCATCCAGTTGTTGACCACTGCTGTGGCGGCGTCGTGATTGGAACTGGTAAGCTGTGCAGCGTAGCCCGCCAGAGGTCCAAAAACAGCACAAGCCACGATGATGATCATGGCCATGTGCAAACGCGTAGCGAAAGTCTTTTTCACAGGTCGCTCCCTGATATCGCATCCCCGGCTCACGCCGGCCGGAGGGCACTTGGTGGATAGTGTAGAATCCTGCCGTGGCGTGAACGTCGTTTTGCAGGTTCTCTTACAGGTCCGCCCGCTGAATTTCAGCAGGATCTCAAGTGCCTAAAAATCTGAGCGCCCAGTCTTACTGACCCCAACTTAGTCATCGAGCGGCGCATTGTCAAGAGAAAAATTCAAAAAGTGCATGAAGCTGATAAATTCGATCTCATTCACTCTTTGCACGATGATTGGGGAGAATATCCCACACACACATTTTCATAGTGTAGGCTGGCAAAAAACGGCGAGAAAAAGTCGAGGGACAAACAGCATTGCGGATCATGCCACAAAAATAACGGCGGCCCTTGGCCGCCGTTATTGCGATGAAAGGAATGGAGTGTGACGAATGTCATTTAGCGGGCACGGATGGCCTTAGGGCACCCACATCCACAGAAGACGGGCACGACATGGCCCTTCGGTCTCCTGGTCGAAAACGGGCACGACATGTCGTGCCCCTACGGCGGATGCCATGCCTGCTAGAGGTGAGGCAGATGGGCACGGATAGCCCCTCGGTCTCCCCATTGAAGTGGGGGAACGAAGATCCTTGCCGTCTACCGATTATTGATACCAGCGTTGCTTCAAATCTTTTAGCACGGCGGGGGTGTAGTATTGATCTCCCCAATCGTAATAGAGGACTCGGGATGGATGCCATGGCTTCCATGCGGGATCTTCCCTGTTACGATTGGCGATAGTAATACCCGCCGTCCATGTCCAATTGCCGCCAAAGGAGTCCAGCAGCGCCTTGCAGGTGCGCGTGTCATCCTCACCCCAAAGCAGTACATCAAGAATGGCAGTATCGGGCTCGGCATAGTGACGGCTGCCGCTGAAGCCACCGCCGCGAGGGTTGCAGGCTCGAGTGTACACCTTGGAATTATGGAAGGGATCCAGCATGTCGCCATAGAAGAGCAGGCGGCTGTCGGGAAAGAGACTGTGAGCTTTGCGCGCGATCTTTCGCAACAGATCCACATAGCCTTCACCGGCATTGGCATAGGCGCGGGTGAAAGCGGGTTCCCAGCCCATCACAAAGACTTCATCGCAGGAAGAAAAGAAGCCGATCAACGACGGGTGATGATGGAAGCGCGCGTAGCAGGAGTCCATGGTTTGGGCAATGGCATCCATCGAGCCTTCCAACTCGGGACGGAGACTCATGGAAGCAAGATAGGTAGACAGCGCGCCCTTTTGATAGAGCTTCCAACCGGACGGCAAATCCGCCGTTGAGCAGGATGCGACATCACCGGGGCCGGGATTGACTTCTTCGATACGGACCGAATCGAGATAGGCACGACCGGAGGTGCACTGAAAGTGGGCCGTCCAATGGAGCTGTTCGAGAGTGCAAACGGTGTCGCGGAACGTTTGCCATTCGGATGTCAGCGAAAATTCGCGGCGCATGACAACGGCATCGGTATGGGGATCGGCATAACGGTCATTGCGATACCACATGATGCGGCCACCCGCGCCCTTGGCATTGTCTTCGGCGCGCATACGGTAAGAGAGCGCCCAGAGACGAAAGGTGTCATCATCGCGGGGAAAGTCCACAGGGATATAGAAGCGGTTGGCTTCATTGCTAGCCGCATCGAGAGCCGCGCCGCCGCGGGAGCGGGTGTTGGTGAAAAACTGCTGAGATTCGGGAGTTGCACGCCGGGGGCGAATAGGAATCCCCGTGCGAAGACAGCGATCCGTCGGCACAGTGCCGCGCCACCACTTGCTGAAGGTTGCAGTGAGCAGGCGCGCCTGAAGACCATATTGGTCACAGATCGAGAGCATTTCATCCACACGAGATACGTTGTGCGGTTTCCATACAGTAGGGAAAGCAGCAATGATGATTTCGCTGGCCCGCCCGTAGTAGATGGCATTATAGAGTTGAGTCCTTGCTTTGGGCCAGGCATCGTCCGGGCTCTGGGTGATCGTGACGATGCGGCCGGAAGTCTTGGGGGTGAAGGTCCAGGTCTGTTCACCTGACGAGGGCAGCAAGGGCGTGAGGCCGCGAGTGCTGACGCTGTCCAGAAAGTCGAGACAGGCGTAGGTTAAGCCAAGGCGGTCGCGGCCAGAGAGGTCTGCGCGGTTAGGCGAAATCCGGACCTGATAGGCAGAGGACAGACCGGAGGTGATTTCCAAATGGCAATACGGCGTGCCCGATTCGGGTCCGGCGGCGGACAGAGTGCTGCCCGTTCGGGCAGCAAGGGTGTCGCCGAACCATTGGAAGTCGGGTGGACCGTACACGGACAGGGCCTCGGCATGGGCGGCGAGTGTCAGCCCAAGCAGCAACATGCCCGAAAGGAATCGTAATCGCCGCACGGGACGGCCTCCTTGGTTGGATCTCATGATCAACACCAATTTAGCACATAATCTGTGACGGGTCAATGGGAAAATAGAGTTTGCCGGATAGATCGGTTCTGGGATCCGGGGCGGGTTCCTGCTGAAGGCGATCTTGAAATCCATTGAGGGGCCTTTGCCCTTTCAAATCAACAATTTGGCTCGGTCCAGGGAGTGCCCGCCGCCACAAATTGTCGATGACGCGAGGCTTTCGTATATTTGGGCTTCGGTAAGCGAACAGAAAGTGTGATGGACACCGTGACAGATACGTACAAGAAGGCTGCGAAAGTCATCCGCTCGGCCAAGCGGGTGGCCGCATTTACCGGGGCGGGGATTTCCGTGGAAAGCGGGATTCCTCCATTCCGCGGGGATAACGGGTTATGGGTAAAGTATAACCCGGATTTTCTGGAGATTGGCAACTTCAGGCGCAGCCCCAAGGCCTCTTGGGAGTTGTTGAAGACCGTCTTCTATGAAGGAGTTTCAGCGGCGCAGCCCAATGCCGCTCATTTTACTCTGGCGGCGATGGAAAAGAAGCACATGCTGGAGACCCTCATCACCCAGAACATCGACAGTCTGCATCAGAAAGCGGGCAGTCGCAAGGTGTACGAATTCCATGGCACCTTGAGAACACTGGTATGCCTCGGTTGCTCCAAGACGTATCCGCTGGCCGATGTGGATTTGGCTTTTCTGCCTCCGGAATGCCGGATATGCGGTGGCCTTTTGAAACCGGACGTGGTGCTGTTCGGCGAACCGATTCCCGAGCCGGCCAATTCACAGTCGTTTTTTGAAGCGGAGATCGCGGATGTGCTGCTGGTGATCGGCACGTCGGGCGAGATTATGCCGGCCTCGCTGATCCCACACATTGCCAAGGGCAACGGAGCGACGATCATCGAGATCAACGTGCAACCTTCCGAGTTTACACGACAGATCACCGACATCATGATTCAGGCCAAAGCGACGGAAGCGATGAGCGGACTGGCGCGGGCCTTGGATATAGCGATACCATCTCAGAGATAGGCATCATAGCAGAGAGTGCTGGAGCGACCGGATGAACATTCATAATCTCGATCAGATTTTCAATCCGAAGCGGATTGCGCTGATCGGAGTCACGATAAATCCCAATAGTGTGGGCGGCAAGGTTCTGGGGAATCTGGTGGGCGGAGGGTTCCGTGGTGTGGTGTATCCGGTGAATCCGGATAACGAAGCGGTGTTAGGCGTGCCGTGCTTTCCGAGCGTGGCCAGTTTGCCGAAGACGCCGGATCTGGCGGTGATTTGCACGCCGCCGGAGCAGGTGCCGGGACTGATTACGCAGTGCGGCGAAGCGGGAATCCGCGGCATTATTATTATGTCGGCGGGATTCAAGGAAACCGGAGAAGCCGGCAAGGCGCTCGAAGAGCGGATCATGGCAGAAGCGCGCAAGTATGACGGGATGAGAATTCTCGGGCCGAATTGCCTGGGGATCATCGTTCCGGCGCTGAGTCTGAATGTGAGCTTTGCTTCGGGAATGCCGAAGGCGGGGCACGTGGCGTTTATCTCGCAGTCGGGAGCACTGTGCACGTCGGTGCTGGACTGGGCGCTGGAAGGCAAGATCGGGTTTTCGCATTTTGTGTCCATCGGCAACACGAGCGACGTGGATTTCGGCGACCTGATCGACTACTTCGGCGAAGACGAGAATACGAAGTCGATTATTCTGTATATCGAATCGATCTCGCAGGCGCGGCGGTTCATGACGGCGGCGCGCGCCTTTGCGCGGACGAAACCGATTCTGGCGATTAAGGCGGGACGGTTTCCGGAATCGGCGCAGGTGGCGGCATCGCATACGGGAGCGATGGCATCGGAAGATGCGGTGTACGACGCGGCGTTTCAGCGGGCAGGTCTGGCGCGGGTGTTCGAAATCGGCGACATTTTCGATTGCGCGGAACTGATCGGCAGAAACAGGCATCCGCACGGACCGAATCTGGCGATTGTGACGAACGCGGGTGGGCCGGGCGTGCTGGCCACGGACGCACTGATTGCCGAAAAGGGCGTGCTGGCCAAGCTCACCGCGGACACGATGGAGAAGCTGAACGAGAATTTGCCCTCATCCTGGTCGCACGCGAATCCGGTGGATGTTCTGGGGGATGCCAGTTCGAAGCGGATTGAAAAGGCCGTGCAGATTGTGCTGGCAGACAAGGGCGTGGATGCGGTGCTGGTGATTCTGACGCCGCAGGCAATGACCAATCCCACGGCAACGGCCAAGGTGCTGGGCAAGCTGGCGGAGACCACACCGAAACCGATTCTGGCGGCATGGCTGGGCGGCAAGGCGATGCGCGACGGGATTTCGATTCTGACGGATGCGGGCATTGCAGCCTATAGGACTCCCGAACAGGCCGTACGCTCGTTCATGACGCTGGTAGCTTATTCGCGTAATTTGGACACGCTGTTCGAGACTCCGAAGGACGTGCCGATTACGTTTTCCATTGACCGGGACGACATTCGGCAGCACTTCCTTTCGGAGCATATTGGAGAGT from bacterium encodes the following:
- a CDS encoding NAD-dependent deacylase, which produces MDTVTDTYKKAAKVIRSAKRVAAFTGAGISVESGIPPFRGDNGLWVKYNPDFLEIGNFRRSPKASWELLKTVFYEGVSAAQPNAAHFTLAAMEKKHMLETLITQNIDSLHQKAGSRKVYEFHGTLRTLVCLGCSKTYPLADVDLAFLPPECRICGGLLKPDVVLFGEPIPEPANSQSFFEAEIADVLLVIGTSGEIMPASLIPHIAKGNGATIIEINVQPSEFTRQITDIMIQAKATEAMSGLARALDIAIPSQR
- a CDS encoding GNAT family N-acetyltransferase, with the translated sequence MNIHNLDQIFNPKRIALIGVTINPNSVGGKVLGNLVGGGFRGVVYPVNPDNEAVLGVPCFPSVASLPKTPDLAVICTPPEQVPGLITQCGEAGIRGIIIMSAGFKETGEAGKALEERIMAEARKYDGMRILGPNCLGIIVPALSLNVSFASGMPKAGHVAFISQSGALCTSVLDWALEGKIGFSHFVSIGNTSDVDFGDLIDYFGEDENTKSIILYIESISQARRFMTAARAFARTKPILAIKAGRFPESAQVAASHTGAMASEDAVYDAAFQRAGLARVFEIGDIFDCAELIGRNRHPHGPNLAIVTNAGGPGVLATDALIAEKGVLAKLTADTMEKLNENLPSSWSHANPVDVLGDASSKRIEKAVQIVLADKGVDAVLVILTPQAMTNPTATAKVLGKLAETTPKPILAAWLGGKAMRDGISILTDAGIAAYRTPEQAVRSFMTLVAYSRNLDTLFETPKDVPITFSIDRDDIRQHFLSEHIGESEIISEDISKWLIDAYGIPTTRAIPARNSSEAVQIAAKIGYPVVLKIHSPDITHKSDVDGVSLNLENEEMVRGAFDGIIYSAKALRPFARRFGCTVQPMISTKNALELILGIKKDSVFGTVMMVGMGGTGAELLQDRSLGFPPLNERLAMRMLESLRIWPLLTGYRGKPPANVDKLVEVLIRLSYLAADYPEIKELDINPLLVSPEGAVALDARIVMDRELIGKNVPAYSHLVLQPYPEKYVKPVTLKDGTEILLRPIKPEDEPLWMNLLASCSKEAIYSRFRYLFHWASHEVATRFCFIDYDREIAIVAETVENGERKLVGVGRLIADPDHETVEYAVLITDAWQQREIGSLLTDYCMDIAQKWNLKRVVAQTTTDNRPMISIFQKRGFEVRMGEDSTVDIVKEIR
- a CDS encoding DNA-3-methyladenine glycosylase, with product MPKQVSIELFAKPTLEVAPRLIGMVMEANGVSGRIVEVEAYTDDPASHAFRRTSRSAIMYDTYGSVYVYLIYGANHCLNFTTDRSSVGAVLIRAVEPLSGMSLMQARRGVEDIRLLANGPGKLCRAFDLDLSYNGSKIGEQIRLFHGKAKGITTGPRIGITKATELPWRFWEEGNGYISRK
- a CDS encoding C10 family peptidase, yielding MKKTFATRLHMAMIIIVACAVFGPLAGYAAQLTSSNHDAATAVVNNWMQYSRDMNWSHSSRLDAAPALQELFYNGQLVGYVAQQGEGYVIVPAYEELPPITAYSTDSRFDPNDEGGMVQMLKEELANKIQAVQTVLDANQPTPEMQPVREQIEKDRQDWHTYSASYQEFNSAMQAAHPRSQLDATQDVGPLCSTVWHQGAPFNNFCPMGSGGRTVVGCVATAMSQILAFWHSPANGTGSHSYQWAGDNSCGTATPGATLSATFSDSYDWANALNVVSSSAPQVQQDAVAEISYETGVAVNMMYGHCGSGAYVPGPVTSAFQNYFGMAGGITVINRSSYSSATAWWTALQTELTAGRPMFYTIRSHAIVCDGARSGNQLHFNYGWAEGHTTWYTADNLYCPWAGCSPTVEQAICGIRPNNTPPPPSASVTVSSPNGAESWATGTSHSITWTSSNLNENVKVELNRAYPTGAWEILTAGTANTGSYSWAVSGAASSAARVRISGISQTSVTDVSDANFSITGGGSTTPSLSVTSPNGGESWAIGSQHAITWSSANFSQNVQIEFNRSYPSGTWEVISSSAANSGSYTWTLAGSTSSLARIRVRGTTSPTVGDTSNANFTLAPSGGGSGTITISTPNGGETARLNVFYPIRWSSSGLSSSSTVRIQINRNYPTGLWENLNYSAVNSGSYSWPVYGATTTHARIRILSNTNYAIGDTSNANFTVSSSYFADGPLPTETKLEAAYPNPFNPTTQIRFQLAEATHVRLEVFDITGRQVATLMDGAQEAGTHAVTIDGTNLSTGIYFVRMSAGTVQNVQKIQLLK
- a CDS encoding radical SAM protein produces the protein MFVPRGFTLEPSHLANMVKCTASVLVSHLLRAPVVWGRPVSIFIEPISRCNYQCPLCPIGARELKRELGSLSLENFKIILDNVGPQVRTLALWNQGEPTINDALPEMIRYAHDKGIYTMTSTNGSLLLRRNLVNRLIDSGLDELIFSIDGLTQETYQTYRVGGYLERVVDGMKAVHMRRDDLHSLTPRIVMQWLPMKHNEHEIPMLRRKAAEWGADTVEIKTTQVYGEEQADKFLPKMKELTRYERKGKRWETRRRYQSCKRLWFSTMIDWNGTVVPCCFDKDEEFILGNALMEDFGEIWTGAAYNKFRETLVTEGRVLDMCQNCTEGLKSYYVPLKKLEMGNRK